A segment of the Salinimonas iocasae genome:
TGGTTGCTAATGTCATTTGTCTTGTGATCATACGCAAACAAAGAAATGAAGAAGTGCATATGCGGGCAAGCTGGATATTTTCAGCCAACGATGTGATTGCCAACTTAGGTGTTATCTTTGCTGGCGTTTTGGTGTTTTGGCTCGATTCTCGATGGCCTGATCTGGTTATCGGTGTGATAGTTTCGTGCGTTGTGTTGCGCGGGGCAAAAATGATCCTCGAAGATGCTGGAAATGAAAGACAGCGAGCGCTTAATGCGCAAAGTTGATAAGAAAATGCCAATTTTTAATTGCACATCAAAACTGCGTAGGTTGGCATGGCTACTTATTACTTTGCTCATGTGTCAATCGGGCTTTTCGTTCGCCGCTCAATGCGATGACTACCCTGCGGAGGTATCGTCAGTCCCTGAACAATCAAAGTCGATAGGCACTTATGATGTTCCCGAAAAAAATGTAAATGCTGGTGATAATACGTCGAGTGAAGAGTCTAAGTGTTTCCATTGTGTGCTGTGTCAATGTGGACAGATTAAGTTTCTGGCACAACACCCAATAAATGACGTATCTAAACCGTTATATACCAATCAATACAGTTATTCCCGCAACGTCACTGACGGCCTAGTCGAAGGCCTTTTGCGCCCACCTCAACATTAATCCATTCCCTCCTATATGTTTGCATGGGTGCTTTCCATGTATGTCGTTATCTTATGAACAAAAGGTTCTTTTATGAGTTCTTCACGCCCATTGGGCATAAAAAAAGCTAGCTCAGCGTATCTGAAATTGATATCTGCTGCACTGGTAACCATGAGCATATCTGTTCAATCTGCCAATGCGCAAAAGTCTTCAATCACGCTTGAAAATGCGCTCAAACGCACATTATCAAACAACCCAGATTTAGTTGTGTTCGAATTTAAATCTTCGGCTTTGGATGGTGAATCAAAAATGGCCAGCTTACGACCTGAAATGTCTGTTGGGGTTGAAGTTGAAAATGTGTTGGGAACAGGCGAAGTGTCTGGTATCAAAGATGCCGAATTGACACTGACCTTATCGTCGGTCATCGAGCTTGGAGATAAAGTCAGCGGCCGAATGAATGTGGTGAGTTCAAAAAAAGCACAACTGCTTACACAACGGCGCATTCGTACGCTGGACATCTTGGGTGAAACAACTCGACGATATATCAATGTCATTGTCCAACAAGCGTTGCACAAGACTGAGCAACGAGCTGAAATGCTGGCTCGCACAATGCTTCAGACAGTCTCAACACGGGTTGAAGCGGGGGCTTCTTCACCACTTGAGAAAAAACGTGCAGAGTCAGCGTTGTCGCAGGCGCGTTTGTCGTTATTGATAAGTGAACAAAAACTCAATGAGTATAAACGCGACCTGGCCATCATGTGGGGTGACACTAACGCTGCGTTTGCGGAAGTTGAAGGGACACTGTTATCGTTTCCAAATTCACTATCACTTGAACATATGCTTTCACAGCTTCAAAGCAATCCACACGTTCTGCTTTATGCTGATAACTATCGGGTACAAGAGGCCAGATTGAGAGTGGTTCAGGCCAGTCAGCAGTTCGACATTGCGTGGGAAGCCGGTATCCGAAGAATGCAGGGAATTAATGACACAGCGTTAGTCGCCAGTATTTCGGTGCCGTTAAATACCAAGCAGCGGAATCTAGGAGAATACGAACAACAGCGCGCATTGCTTGACAGTATCGACTATCAAAAACAAGCGAAAATTCGTGAACTCACTCGCCAATTAAATCAAGTCATTAGCGCAAAAGACCAAGCCTTGCTCACTGTTACGACCCTTCAAGACAATGTCGTTCCCACATTGGAATCTGCATTGAAATTGGCGCGGGATGGCTATGAAAGTGGTCGCTACAACTATATAGAGTGGGTGACAACGCAACAGCAACTCATAGATATGCAACGAACACTGATAAAAGCCGCAGGCTTAGTCCACCTTCGAAGCGCAGATCTAGAGGCACTTACGGGAATTCCCGTGTTTTCTGACTCTCCCTCGACGTCTGCTCAATCATCAGAATTACTAGAGAAAAAATAATGAATACATCACAATTTACATTACTCACTAGCGCACGTGACTTGCTTGGCGTGTTAGCCATGCTACTTACTTTACTGTTTGCTACTGTCGCCCTGGCTGATGATGACGATGAGGAAGCCGAAGAAAGACCCGAGTACGTAGTGTTATCTCAAGAACGGATGCTTGAACACGATATCGTGACTGCTTCAGCCGCGTCAGGATCATTATCGCTCACAACCAGAACATTTGGGCGGATAGTTCATGATCCTGCGTCACTGAGTCATATTCGTGCCCGCTTCGACGGTGTTGTAAAACGTATCATGGTGAATATTGGAGATAAAGTAAAAAAAGGTGACACACTGGCAATCATTGAGTCAAACGAGAGTTTAAATCAATACTCAATCACCTCACCGATGTCTGGAAAAATCATAGCTAGACACGCCAATGATGGTGAGCTCACCAACGGTCAAGTGCTGCTTTCTGTTGCTAATTACTCTCGCGCAATTGCTCAATTGGCTATTTTCCCCAAACAACGTACTCATATTGCCGCTGATATGGAAGTCACTTTAAGGCTTGAGGAATTGCAGCAACAATCAAGTATAAGCCACATTACGTCCTCACCGGATGACAAACCCTATTCTATCGCGTTTGTGAACGTTGATAATGGCAGTGGTTATTGGCCTTTAGGCGCTATGGTAGAGGGTTATATTCAGATTGGTTTCCAAGAAGTCAATCTGGCACTCCCCAAAAGTTCAATACAAGAGTTAGATGGGCAAACCATTGTTTTTGTCAAAGAAGGGGAACGATTTTACCCCCGCCAAGTAAAACTTGGGAACACGGACAACCGTTTAGTAGAGATTGTGAAGGGCGTTCAAATAGGCCAGCAAGTCGTTGTAGAAAATAGCTATCTACTAAAAGCTGATTTATTAAAAATGGAGGCGGGCGATGATGACTAATTACCTGCGCATTTATTGTCAAAAGCAAAGCCA
Coding sequences within it:
- a CDS encoding TolC family protein; translation: MSSSRPLGIKKASSAYLKLISAALVTMSISVQSANAQKSSITLENALKRTLSNNPDLVVFEFKSSALDGESKMASLRPEMSVGVEVENVLGTGEVSGIKDAELTLTLSSVIELGDKVSGRMNVVSSKKAQLLTQRRIRTLDILGETTRRYINVIVQQALHKTEQRAEMLARTMLQTVSTRVEAGASSPLEKKRAESALSQARLSLLISEQKLNEYKRDLAIMWGDTNAAFAEVEGTLLSFPNSLSLEHMLSQLQSNPHVLLYADNYRVQEARLRVVQASQQFDIAWEAGIRRMQGINDTALVASISVPLNTKQRNLGEYEQQRALLDSIDYQKQAKIRELTRQLNQVISAKDQALLTVTTLQDNVVPTLESALKLARDGYESGRYNYIEWVTTQQQLIDMQRTLIKAAGLVHLRSADLEALTGIPVFSDSPSTSAQSSELLEKK
- a CDS encoding efflux RND transporter periplasmic adaptor subunit; this translates as MNTSQFTLLTSARDLLGVLAMLLTLLFATVALADDDDEEAEERPEYVVLSQERMLEHDIVTASAASGSLSLTTRTFGRIVHDPASLSHIRARFDGVVKRIMVNIGDKVKKGDTLAIIESNESLNQYSITSPMSGKIIARHANDGELTNGQVLLSVANYSRAIAQLAIFPKQRTHIAADMEVTLRLEELQQQSSISHITSSPDDKPYSIAFVNVDNGSGYWPLGAMVEGYIQIGFQEVNLALPKSSIQELDGQTIVFVKEGERFYPRQVKLGNTDNRLVEIVKGVQIGQQVVVENSYLLKADLLKMEAGDDD